A genomic segment from Juglans regia cultivar Chandler chromosome 14, Walnut 2.0, whole genome shotgun sequence encodes:
- the LOC118343710 gene encoding uncharacterized protein LOC118343710 isoform X1: MATLEGHHVDAGSESRCHYRHSATGSSGMSLSGDSDDQSWHSPLEIEGVSESQRDSSESDCLCEKDLESGVLEVKVHLGKVERDCRICHLGLEDDIEAGVPIELGCACKGDLGAAHKQCAETWFKIKGNACRQLPIVIMVTCNGSKRGGCRHNKKHPIESLFTLSSEGGVCCRKVKRPRLVWKLLEPVRFVVPLHSTLPVSRETKQTMLLLLQPPPQHLQHP; the protein is encoded by the exons ATGGCAACTTTAGAGGGACACCATGTCGACGCAGGCAGTGAAAGTCGCTGCCATTATCGCCATTCTGCTACAGGGAGCAGTGGCATGTCACTCTCCGGCGACTCCGATGATCAGTCCTGGCACTCGCCGTTAGAGATTGAAGGGGTGTCGGAATCTCAGAGGGATTCTTCTGAATCTgattgtttgtgtgagaagGACTTGGAGAGTGGGGTTCTGGAGGTGAAGGTGCATTTGGGTAAAGTGGAGAGAGATTGTAGGATTTGCCATTTGGGTTTGGAGGATGATATAGAGGCTGGGGTGCCAATTGAGTTGGGGTGTGCTTGTAAAGGTGATTTGGGTGCTGCCCACAAGCAATGTGCTGAGACGTGGTTCAAGATCAAGGGAAATGC ATGCCGACAGTTGCCAATAGTAATCATGGTAACCTGTAATGGAAGCAAACGTGGTGGTTGTCGACATAACAAGAAACATCCCATTGAATCCCTATTTACACTTTCTTCTGAAGGGGGAGTTTGTTGTAGGAAAGTAAAACGTCCTAGACTCGTGTGGAAACTACTTG aACCTGTGAGATTTGTGGTGCCACTGCACTCAACGTTGCCGGTGAGCAGAGAAACGAAGCAAACAATGCTGCTACTGCTGCAGCCGCCTCCACAGCATTTGCAGCACCCGTGA
- the LOC118343710 gene encoding uncharacterized protein LOC118343710 isoform X2 has translation MATLEGHHVDAGSESRCHYRHSATGSSGMSLSGDSDDQSWHSPLEIEGVSESQRDSSESDCLCEKDLESGVLEVKVHLGKVERDCRICHLGLEDDIEAGVPIELGCACKGDLGAAHKQCAETWFKIKGNATCEICGATALNVAGEQRNEANNAATAAAASTAFAAPVILVETRTIWHGRRIMNFLLACMVLGFVISWLFHFKILT, from the exons ATGGCAACTTTAGAGGGACACCATGTCGACGCAGGCAGTGAAAGTCGCTGCCATTATCGCCATTCTGCTACAGGGAGCAGTGGCATGTCACTCTCCGGCGACTCCGATGATCAGTCCTGGCACTCGCCGTTAGAGATTGAAGGGGTGTCGGAATCTCAGAGGGATTCTTCTGAATCTgattgtttgtgtgagaagGACTTGGAGAGTGGGGTTCTGGAGGTGAAGGTGCATTTGGGTAAAGTGGAGAGAGATTGTAGGATTTGCCATTTGGGTTTGGAGGATGATATAGAGGCTGGGGTGCCAATTGAGTTGGGGTGTGCTTGTAAAGGTGATTTGGGTGCTGCCCACAAGCAATGTGCTGAGACGTGGTTCAAGATCAAGGGAAATGC aACCTGTGAGATTTGTGGTGCCACTGCACTCAACGTTGCCGGTGAGCAGAGAAACGAAGCAAACAATGCTGCTACTGCTGCAGCCGCCTCCACAGCATTTGCAGCACCCGTGATACTAGTCGAGACTCGGACCATCTGGCATGGCCGCCGCATAATGAATTTCCTATTGGCCTGCATGGTCCTTGGCTTTGTCATTTCTTGGCTTTTTCACTTTAAAATACTAACATGA
- the LOC108998490 gene encoding DNA-directed RNA polymerases I and III subunit RPAC2 — MEHGSFSDNTKSTFSLADEDHTLANAIRFTLNQDPRVSFSGYSIPHPSENRVNIRVQTTGAPAGEVMKDACQDLMMMCQHVRSTFDKAVSDYKMRNPEDMNTNGTENV; from the exons ATGGAGCATGGGTCCTTCTCGGACAACACCAAATCAACGTTTTCTTTGGCTGATGAGGATCACACGCTCGCGAATGCCATCAGATTCACCTTGAACCAAGA TCCAAGGGTTTCATTCAGCGGGTATAGCATTCCTCATCCTTCAGAAAATCGAGTTAATATCAGAGTCCAGACAACCG GTGCTCCAGCGGGTGAGGTAATGAAAGATGCATGCCAAGATCTGATGATGATGTGCCAGCATGTGAGAAGTACTTTTGACAAGGCTGTTTCTGATTACAAAATGAGAAACCCCGAGGATATGAATACCAATGGTACAGAGAATGTTTGA
- the LOC118344485 gene encoding mitochondrial import inner membrane translocase subunit TIM10-like produces the protein MAANNNPPSSLEKEQIFGMAEKEMEYRVELFNKLTHTCFNKCVEKRYKESELNMGENSCIDRCVSKYWHVSC, from the exons ATGGCCGCAAACAATAATCCGCCGTCATCTTTGGAGAAAGAACAG ATCTTTGGAATGGCAGAAAAGGAGATGGAGTATAGGGTCGAGTTGTTCAACAA GCTTACGCATACATGTTTTAATAAGTGCGTCGAGAAAAG ataCAAGGAGTCTGAACTAAATATGGGCGAAAATAGTTGCATTGATCGCTGTGTTTCAAAATATTGGCATGTAAGTTGTTGA
- the LOC108998459 gene encoding 17.5 kDa class I heat shock protein-like → MSSIRVSFGGRRSIIFDPFTIKLWDPSEILLFETLGFANVRIDWKEAPEAHLLKAYLLRLKKEEVKVEVEVEGGRVLQISGERNSENEDKNDTWHSLERSSGKFLRNLRLPENAKMNQIEAAMENGVLTVTIPKEEVKKPDVRAIEISG, encoded by the exons ATGTCATCGATTCGAGTCTCTTTTGGGGGTCGACGAAGCATCATCTTTGATCCTTTTACCATCAAACTTTGGGACCCTTCGGAGATTTTGCTCTTC GAAACCTTGGGATTTGCTAATGTTCGAATCGACTGGAAGGAGGCACCAGAAGCCCACTTGCTTAAGGCGTATCTTCTGCGGCTGAAGAAAGAGGAAGTGAaggttgaagttgaagttgaaggTGGAAGAGTGCTTCAAATAAGCGGAGAGAGGAATTCGGAGAATGAAGACAAGAATGATACATGGCATAGCCTGGAGCGTAGCAGTGGCAaatttttgagaaatctcagGCTACCAGAGAATGCAAAGATGAATCAAATTGAAGCTGCAATGGAGAATGGAGTTCTCACCGTAACGATCCctaaagaagaagtgaagaagccTGATGTCAGGGCCATTGAGATTTCTGGCTAA
- the LOC108980312 gene encoding nuclear receptor coactivator 6-like: protein MGFDNECILNIQTLAGEYFCPVCRLLVYPNEALQSQCTHLYCKPCLTYIVSTTRACPYDGYLVTEADSKLLVESNKTLAETIGKIAVHCLYHRSGCTWQGPLSECTSHCTGCAFGNSPVVCNRCGIQIVHRQVQEHAQNCPGVQPQVQQAEGAQDTSAAGGTDTANQTQAATQAGVTATQAQTTQTAATTASGQDPNQQANPNSQSQALVQSAVPTPEQWYQQQQQYQQYYQQYPGYDPYQQHYQQYYPYQQPGVPQYHQQHLQAHPPQVAGQNQPLLQPQSQPPPQTLVQPQSQPQPQPAVQPPSQTHAQAPAVAQLQNQAQVNLQQQQQTAVLPHSQIQPQTHQPVPGQAHPHPHPHPQPYPQAHPHPTQPHPQQHAMVPQYQQTHHQMQHLQPQPHSAHHQAPVQQHSQPHPYLNPNVQPQLQHPPAHDVTGHQSYPQPHQQIHLVAPQQHTMHMNPQGGPHPQQQHSGQAPSQFPQQHPSMRPPPSTASIPNQQQAALLPLPGQVQNIHPAQQQPVQQSGHPIHQRPPIQPGQQIMAQQHVKQQQQQQQQQQQQPFVPQSPFLQQKMPTPSPLRPQVPPHSYTQHTHAYPQLQQNAAFSHGSQNVVGRPMVPNHAVQSQPYPQYAGGVQARPLHPGASQPSASLNNMLRSETQVQVSTEQQSGATSRSTMSVRQGDYVFEKGMGDQAVELSSENAAKKVLNDLDPASTSALGVDASEVKNMKSESDVKSKDDCESHVLENGGLVKRMVKEEGVESNLENFNVSKSGELVSEIKKDVSEVSPRHLGNFASEDRERKNDLLLKNPPLHEPEQIEKLSGKLEKDASVIQHPSTGANEASQTLTTTSAPVSSSPAKNFIPKGAISQGSEVDGYKGLPPPSQVHSGGFIQPSHPGAIADQGRHFGSSSLQPRPPGAPLLQTPPFVLPHHQHPGGHPSAQFRPQGYGHTPEHLQPPASKQSLETPPGGILGPGSTSSFGRGPGYYDFPQRNFESLPVVSQGPHGQGHALPINAASSRVSQGEGPPFGMLPPGVVDSRGGMMARPHGPEGLMGQQRHTNPMDAELFLNHRPSYMDSRQPDPHLPGSLGRGSVGQPSGVMGSNGALGLDSSSTHGFRDDRSKLFPDDRFHSFVGREGADRGEFEDGLKQFPRPSHLDAEFVPKFGNYSSRPREMGPYGLNSDTGFKLGPGAGSAHSGFLPSYDGGDRPVGLPDSGRNHPDFLGPVSGYARRHMNGLTPRSPIREYHGISSRGIGGIPGQSGLDDFDGKESRRFGDPIGNSFHESRFPILPGHLQRGEFEGPGKLRMGEHLGPRNLPSHLRLGEPIGFGDYPGHARMGELPGLGDFESFGAGNRPGHPRFRSSFSLQGFPNDRGINTGETESFGNPRKRKAASTGWCRICKVDCQTVGGLELHSQTREHQKMAMDMVRTIKQNAKKQKLASSDPSSVEDASKSKNTSFDGHGNKH from the exons ATGGGATTTGATAATGAGTGCATATTAAACATTCAAACTTTAGCTGGAGAGTACTTCTGCCCTGTCTGTCGCTTGCTTGTTTACCCAAATGAGGCGCTACAGTCACAATGCACTCATTTATACTGCAAGCCCTGTTTGACCTACATTGTGAGTACTACACGGGCTTGCCCTTATGATGGCTACTTGGTGACTGAAGCAGATTCCAAG CTGCTTGTAGAATCAAATAAAACTCTTGCCGAAACCATTGGCAAAATAGCAGTTCATTGTCTCTACCACAGGAGTGGATGCACATGGCAGGGACCTTTATCTGAGTGCACATCTCATTGTACTGGATGTGCATTTGGCAATTCTCCTGTTGTATGCAACAGGTGTGGGATCCAAATTGTGCATCGTCAAGTACAGGAACATGCCCAAAATTGTCCT GGTGTGCAGCCTCAGGTGCAGCAGGCAGAGGGTGCTCAGGATACTTCAGCCGCCGGTGGAACTGATACTGCCAATCAGACTCAGGCTGCCACTCAGGCTGGTGTAACAGCTACCCAGGCCCAGACTACTCAAACTGCAGCAACTACTGCTTCTGGACAGGATCCTAATCAGCAAGCAAACCCGAATTCTCAATCACAAGCTTTAGTTCAGTCTGCTGTTCCAACTCCAGAACAGTGGTATCAGCAACAACAACAGTATCAACAATACTACCAGCAGTATCCTGGATATGATCCCTATCAACAGCATTATCAGCAGTACTACCCCTATCAACAGCCGGGAGTTCCACAATACCATCAGCAGCACTTGCAAGCTCATCCACCACAAGTGGCTGGTCAGAATCAACCTCTGCTTCAGCCGCAATCCCAACCACCACCTCAGACTCTCGTCCAGCCTCAATCTCAACCACAACCTCAGCCTGCTGTACAGCCTCCATCACAAACACATGCTCAAGCTCCAGCAGTTGCTCAACTTCAAAACCAGGCACAAGTTAACctgcaacagcagcagcagacTGCAGTGCTGCCACATTCTCAAATTCAGCCACAGACTCATCAGCCAGTCCCAGGCCAAGCTCATCCCCATCCCCATCCCCATCCCCAGCCGTATCCCCAAGCTCATCCCCATCCCACCCAACCTCATCCACAGCAACATGCAATGGTGCCTCAATATCAACAGACGCATCATCAGATGCAACATTTACAACCCCAACCTCATTCAGCTCATCATCAAGCACCAGTTCAACAACATTCCCAGCCACATCCCTACCTAAATCCTAATGTCCAGCCTCAGTTGCAGCATCCACCAGCCCATGATGTCACGGGTCATCAATCATATCCTCAGCCTCACCAGCAAATTCATCTAGTAGCCCCACAACAGCATACAATGCACATGAACCCTCAAGGTGGGCCTCATCCACAGCAGCAACATTCTGGTCAAGCTCCAAGTCAATTCCCTCAACAACATCCTTCTATGCGTCCACCCCCTTCTACTGCTTCAATTCCAAATCAGCAACAGGCTGCTTTGTTGCCATTGCCAGGTCAAGTCCAGAACATCCATCCTGCACAACAGCAGCCAGTTCAACAATCTGGACACCCAATCCACCAGCGCCCTCCTATACAGCCAGGTCAACAGATTATGGCTCAGCAACATgtgaagcagcagcagcagcagcagcagcaacagcagcagcagccttTCGTACCGCAAAGTCCATTTCTGCAGCAAAAAATGCCTACCCCATCTCCATTAAGGCCCCAGGTCCCGCCTCATTCATATACACAACATACTCATGCCTATCCACAACTGCAGCAGAATGCAGCATTCTCACATGGTTCTCAAAATGTTGTCGGAAGGCCTATGGTACCAAATCATGCAGTACAATCACAGCCATATCCACAGTATGCTGGTGGTGTTCAGGCTAGGCCTTTGCATCCTGGTGCAAGCCAACCATCTGCAAGTCTGAACAATATGCTCAGGAGCGAGACCCAAGTACAGGTGTCTACTGAACAGCAGTCTGGGGCAACTTCAAGGTCAACAATGTCCGTAAGGCAAGGCGATTATGTATTTGAGAAAGGCATGGGCGACCAAGCAGTTGAATTATCTTCTGAGAATGCTGCCAAAAAGGTATTGAATGATTTAGATCCAGCATCAACATCAGCTCTTGGAGTTGATGCTAGTGaagttaaaaatatgaaatctgaaTCTGATGTCAAGTCCAAGGATGATTGTGAATCTCATGTCCTGGAAAATGGAGGACTTGTTAAGCGGATGGTGAAGGAAGAGGGTGTGGAAAGTAATTTGGAGAACTTTAATGTCAGTAAATCAGGTGAACTTGTATCTGAGATCAAGAAAGATGTTTCTGAAGTAAGCCCAAGACATTTGGGCAATTTTGCTTCGGAAGATAGGGAGAGAAAGAATGATCTTCTGTTGAAAAATCCCCCATTGCACGAACCTGAACAAATAGAAAAACTGAGTGGGAAATTGGAGAAGGATGCCAGTGTGATTCAGCATCCTTCAACGGGTGCTAATGAAGCCTCACAAACTTTGACTACGACTTCAGCTCCTGTCTCAAGTAGTCCTGCTAAGAATTTTATCCCAAAAGGAGCCATCTCTCAAGGTTCCGAAGTTGATGGATACAAAGGTCTTCCTCCACCCAGTCAGGTGCATTCTGGGGGCTTTATACAGCCTTCTCACCCAGGCGCAATTGCTGATCAGGGAAGGCATTTTGGGTCTTCTTCTCTCCAACCAAGGCCGCCTGGTGCTCCATTGTTACAAACGCCTCCTTTTGTGCTTCCACATCACCAACATCCAGGAGGGCACCCTTCCGCTCAGTTTAGGCCACAAGGATATGGGCACACACCTGAGCATTTGCAGCCCCCTGCATCAAAGCAGTCTCTTGAAACCCCACCTGGTGGCATCTTAGGCCCTGGCTCCACATCATCCTTTGGGAGGGGACCGGGGTATTATGATTTTCCCCAGCGAAACTTTGAATCGCTACCTGTTGTTTCTCAAGGGCCTCATGGTCAAGGACATGCACTCCCTATAAATGCTGCGTCTTCCAGAGTGTCTCAAGGTGAAGGCCCTCCATTTGGTATGTTACCTCCTGGTGTGGTTGATTCACGTGGCGGGATGATGGCTAGACCACATGGCCCTGAAGGTCTGATGGGTCAGCAGCGGCACACTAATCCGATGGATGCTGAATTGTTTCTAAATCATAGGCCAAGCTACATGGATAGTAGACAACCTGATCCACATCTTCCTGGGTCTCTGGGACGGGGTTCAGTTGGTCAGCCTTCTGGTGTGATGGGAAGTAATGGTGCACTTGGTCTTGATTCCTCATCGACACATGGGTTTCGAGATGACAGGTCGAAGCTTTTCCCAGATGACCGTTTTCATTCCTTTGTAGGCCGAGAAGGTGCAGACCGAGGAGAGTTTGAAGATGGTCTCAAACAATTCCCCAGACCTTCTCATTTGGATGCAGAGTTTGTACCAAAGTTTGGGAATTATTCATCAAGGCCTCGTGAGATGGGACCCTATGGGCTAAATAGTGATACTGGTTTCAAATTGGGTCCTGGGGCTGGCAGTGCCCACTCAGGATTCTTGCCTTCATATGATGGAGGAGACAGACCTGTTGGTTTGCCAGATTCTGGTCGTAATCATCCAGATTTTCTTGGACCAGTTTCTGGGTATGCTCGACGGCACATGAATGGTCTGACTCCTAGAAGTCCAATTAGAGAATACCATGGTATATCATCACGTGGTATTGGAGGCATTCCCGGCCAGTCGGGCCTAGATGATTTTGATGGCAAGGAATCACGTCGGTTTGGTGATCCAATTGGCAATTCATTCCATGAAAGCAGGTTTCCTATTCTGCCTGGTCATTTGCAGAGGGGTGAGTTTGAGGGTCCTGGTAAGTTGCGAATGGGTGAACATTTGGGTCCACGTAACTTGCCTAGTCATTTGCGATTGGGAGAACCAATTGGTTTTGGTGACTATCCTGGTCATGCACGGATGGGAGAACTGCCTGGGCTGGGGGACTTTGAATCATTTGGTGCAGGCAACAGGCCAGGTCATCCACGATTTAGGAGCAGTTTTTCTCTTCAGGGATTTCCAAATGATCGTGGAATCAATACA GGGGAGACAGAGTCTTTCGGTAACCCAAGGAAGAGGAAGGCAGCTAGCACAGGATGGTGCCGAATCTGTAAAGTTGACTGCCAAACAGTTGGAGGCTTGGAACTGCACTCGCAAACAAGGGAGCACCAGAAGATGGCTATGGATATGGTACGGACCATCAAACAGAATGCAAAGAAACAGAAATT agcaTCAAGTGACCCTTCCTCAGTTGAAGATGCAAGCAAGTCTAAGAATACCAGTTTTGATGGCCATGGGAATAAGCATTGA